Proteins from one Acidobacteriota bacterium genomic window:
- a CDS encoding type II toxin-antitoxin system HipA family toxin, with protein MTTLAEVKLWGRTIGAVSLEDRNDVAVFEYTPEFMKSGIEVSPIVMPLTGSIYVFPELPLVTFHGLPGLLADSLPDKFGNALIDAWLATQGRSADSFNAVERLCYTGSRGMGALEFFPSTGPKEMASRKIELDALVNLASDVLNQRSNLDTNFDDPDSLRDILRVGTSAGGARAKAVIAWNRKTNEVRSGQGKAGDGFEYWLLKFDGVTGNRDKELADPQGYGAIEYAYYLMALEAEIQMNECRLLEENGRRHFMTKRFDRLENGERLHMLSLSGLAHFDFNNAGAYSYEQAMLIMRQLKLPTSAIEQMFRRMAFNILARNQDDHVKNIAFLMGKEGKWSLAPAFDVAYSFNPSGVWTSSHQMTMNGKRDGFSMNDFKACAEAVSLKRGRAKSIVAEVRKAVEKWPYFAEAAKVTESWKTQIQENLRLELSSI; from the coding sequence ATGACAACGTTGGCTGAGGTCAAGCTGTGGGGACGCACCATCGGGGCTGTTTCGCTTGAGGATCGCAACGATGTGGCTGTCTTTGAGTACACACCAGAGTTCATGAAAAGCGGCATCGAGGTCTCACCGATTGTGATGCCGCTCACTGGATCAATATACGTATTCCCGGAGTTGCCACTAGTGACCTTTCACGGCTTGCCGGGTTTGCTGGCTGATTCGCTACCGGATAAGTTTGGCAACGCACTCATTGATGCTTGGCTCGCAACGCAAGGCCGGTCCGCTGATAGTTTTAATGCGGTGGAAAGGCTCTGCTATACGGGCTCACGCGGTATGGGTGCCCTTGAATTTTTCCCGAGCACGGGCCCAAAGGAGATGGCCTCTCGGAAGATCGAGCTTGACGCTTTAGTCAATCTGGCTTCGGACGTTTTGAACCAACGAAGCAATCTTGATACTAACTTTGACGATCCTGATTCTCTCAGAGATATCCTTCGCGTAGGAACCTCCGCAGGTGGTGCCCGGGCGAAAGCGGTGATCGCGTGGAATCGGAAAACCAATGAAGTTAGGTCTGGGCAAGGAAAAGCCGGCGACGGATTTGAATATTGGTTATTGAAGTTCGACGGAGTCACCGGAAATCGGGACAAAGAACTTGCCGATCCTCAGGGCTATGGAGCAATCGAGTATGCCTACTATCTAATGGCACTCGAGGCAGAAATACAGATGAACGAATGCCGCTTACTCGAAGAAAACGGCAGAAGGCATTTCATGACCAAGCGATTCGACCGTCTCGAGAACGGCGAAAGGCTGCACATGCTTTCATTAAGCGGCCTGGCTCATTTTGACTTCAACAATGCCGGCGCGTATAGCTACGAGCAAGCCATGCTGATCATGCGTCAACTTAAACTCCCGACATCCGCTATTGAGCAGATGTTTCGTCGGATGGCATTTAACATCCTTGCGAGAAATCAGGACGATCATGTCAAGAATATCGCTTTTCTAATGGGCAAAGAGGGCAAATGGTCTCTTGCCCCCGCGTTTGATGTGGCATACAGCTTTAATCCGTCTGGAGTATGGACATCGAGTCACCAGATGACCATGAACGGCAAACGGGATGGTTTTTCGATGAATGATTTTAAGGCATGCGCCGAGGCGGTTTCGCTTAAACGCGGTCGTGCAAAGTCGATCGTCGCTGAGGTCCGAAAGGCAGTGGAAAAATGGCCGTATTTTGCCGAAGCCGCCAAGGTCACCGAATCGTGGAAAACGCAGATCCAAGAGAATCTGCGTTTGGAGTTGTCGTCAATCTGA
- a CDS encoding helix-turn-helix domain-containing protein, translating to MRFDTNTTDQAILKEIGERVAMIRLNQNFTQANLAEQAGVSKRTVERLEAGESVQVTSLIRLLRSLGLQQRLEVLFPEPVSSPIAQLKLQGKKRRRASSKELRSSKGTGWSWGDES from the coding sequence ATGAGATTCGACACAAACACGACCGATCAAGCGATACTTAAAGAAATCGGAGAACGTGTTGCAATGATTCGATTGAATCAGAACTTCACCCAAGCAAATCTTGCGGAGCAAGCGGGCGTGTCTAAGCGAACCGTTGAACGGCTAGAGGCAGGCGAATCGGTACAAGTTACAAGCCTAATTCGGCTCCTGCGCTCATTAGGATTACAGCAGCGCTTAGAAGTCCTTTTCCCAGAACCTGTTTCAAGCCCAATAGCTCAACTGAAACTTCAAGGGAAAAAACGACGACGGGCCTCCTCGAAAGAACTACGAAGCTCGAAAGGGACGGGCTGGAGTTGGGGAGATGAGTCATGA
- a CDS encoding type IV toxin-antitoxin system AbiEi family antitoxin domain-containing protein: MVGKDQVLKLKKLGVFTLAQGKAAGISQQDISRLVAAKDLVRLDRGIYLHPKTSLDKDVGFQIAYSKFGPGSAIGGLSALYHYNLAEQVPGEIWMMVPPEKRTRENGYRLIRTKTSLDKQIIDEKGYRIVTVERAALEALKFITKVGERTAIKAARGALATRRTTEAKLAKAARELELESVLAKYLEVIVP, encoded by the coding sequence ATGGTGGGTAAGGATCAGGTACTAAAGTTAAAAAAACTTGGGGTATTTACACTGGCTCAGGGCAAGGCTGCGGGAATTAGTCAGCAAGACATATCCAGGCTTGTCGCTGCAAAGGACCTCGTTCGTCTTGATCGTGGAATCTACCTTCATCCGAAGACGTCGCTCGATAAAGATGTAGGATTCCAGATCGCATATTCAAAGTTTGGGCCCGGTTCAGCAATCGGTGGTCTTTCAGCTCTATATCATTACAACCTTGCCGAGCAGGTTCCGGGAGAAATATGGATGATGGTCCCTCCGGAGAAAAGAACCCGAGAAAATGGTTATAGACTGATTCGAACAAAAACAAGCCTCGACAAACAGATCATAGATGAAAAGGGCTATCGAATCGTCACAGTCGAAAGGGCGGCACTAGAGGCTCTTAAATTCATCACAAAGGTAGGTGAACGAACAGCCATAAAGGCCGCCAGAGGAGCTCTTGCAACAAGAAGAACTACGGAAGCAAAACTTGCAAAAGCAGCAAGAGAACTTGAGCTTGAATCGGTACTAGCCAAGTATCTGGAGGTCATCGTGCCCTGA
- a CDS encoding PDZ domain-containing protein, giving the protein MIPQNQSGKLGLSLEPLTADTAKQLDLDAGAEGLVVTDVNPDGPAAEAGISRGDLIVEINRKAVRSISDVKSALDSAGNKPILLLITSRGRTIYMTIKPE; this is encoded by the coding sequence ATAATCCCGCAAAATCAAAGCGGTAAACTCGGCCTCAGCCTTGAGCCACTTACGGCTGATACGGCTAAACAACTCGACCTCGACGCAGGTGCCGAAGGGTTGGTCGTCACGGACGTCAATCCTGACGGGCCGGCGGCTGAGGCGGGCATCTCGAGAGGCGACCTGATCGTCGAGATAAATCGAAAAGCCGTGAGGTCGATATCCGACGTCAAATCGGCTCTCGACAGTGCGGGAAACAAACCGATCCTGCTGCTCATTACGAGTCGCGGCCGCACGATATACATGACCATAAAGCCAGAATAA
- a CDS encoding PDZ domain-containing protein → MITAINGEKIEDGNVLRNKVAGTLPGTEIKLTVVRDGSVTELRGHTGRIQPA, encoded by the coding sequence ATAATTACCGCGATCAACGGCGAAAAGATCGAGGACGGCAACGTGCTTCGCAACAAGGTCGCCGGCACGCTTCCGGGAACCGAGATAAAACTCACCGTGGTTCGCGATGGAAGTGTGACCGAGCTGAGGGGCCACACTGGACGAATTCAGCCTGCGTGA
- a CDS encoding trypsin-like peptidase domain-containing protein yields MIFSDSFRSQPNQRPQVERGLGSGVVVEANGTIITNYHVVEGADKIKVLMSDNRSFDAKVVGSDQPSDLAVLKIEAANLPFLTLGNSDSVRVGDIVLAIGNPLGIGQTVTAGIISAKGRQTGLSDGQSFEDFLQTDAPINRGNSGGALVNLNGELIGINSPDPVARRPAAVTSGSRSRSRQTWQNQSWTSF; encoded by the coding sequence ATGATTTTTTCAGACAGTTTCAGATCCCAGCCAAATCAGCGTCCTCAGGTCGAACGGGGACTCGGTTCCGGCGTTGTTGTCGAAGCCAACGGGACAATCATCACGAACTATCACGTAGTCGAAGGGGCCGATAAGATCAAGGTCCTAATGAGTGACAATAGATCTTTTGACGCAAAGGTCGTCGGATCGGATCAACCAAGCGATCTTGCCGTTCTAAAGATCGAAGCCGCAAATCTGCCCTTCCTGACCCTCGGAAATTCCGACAGCGTCAGGGTCGGCGATATCGTCCTCGCGATCGGCAATCCGCTCGGTATCGGACAAACCGTTACCGCCGGCATTATCTCGGCAAAAGGCCGCCAAACTGGCCTCAGCGACGGCCAGAGTTTTGAGGATTTTCTGCAAACGGATGCACCGATCAACCGCGGTAATTCGGGGGGAGCTCTCGTAAATCTTAACGGTGAATTGATCGGCATCAATTCCCCAGATCCTGTCGCCCGGCGGCCGGCGGCGGTAACATCGGGATCGCGTTCTCGATCCCGTCAAACATGGCAAAATCAGTCATGGACCAGCTTCTGA
- a CDS encoding deoxyhypusine synthase family protein, producing the protein MSDEELEGSDVLRLGDVMANREEYQEADEWIGSVINQLELSRPYSIREFLHLLGRELSEIAHEDGILTSAFKSRIPVFCPDLPGSEIAVGIARAKFEKKIQIMFDTTQDTMEMMNIAHKTRHSGIICLRSMAARICNCDRAFVLHHANNGRGDKYAISIATPIRPRLIFGHLSYGGNHTHLWQIGAGGYHGILRTVRPVDRAQ; encoded by the coding sequence GTGAGCGACGAAGAACTCGAAGGTTCCGATGTCTTGAGACTCGGCGATGTAATGGCAAATCGCGAGGAATATCAGGAAGCTGACGAATGGATCGGCAGCGTGATCAACCAGCTCGAACTAAGCCGCCCATACTCTATCCGCGAATTCCTTCACCTTCTCGGCCGTGAACTTTCGGAGATCGCCCACGAAGACGGCATTCTCACGTCAGCTTTCAAATCGCGAATTCCCGTATTCTGCCCTGATCTGCCGGGTTCGGAGATCGCCGTCGGCATTGCGCGGGCGAAATTTGAGAAGAAGATCCAGATCATGTTCGACACGACCCAGGACACGATGGAAATGATGAACATCGCGCACAAAACCCGTCATTCCGGTATCATCTGCCTTCGGAGCATGGCAGCCAGAATCTGCAACTGTGACCGAGCTTTCGTCTTACATCACGCGAACAACGGGCGCGGCGACAAATACGCGATCTCTATCGCGACCCCGATACGGCCCCGCTTGATATTCGGACACCTTTCGTATGGTGGTAATCACACACATCTTTGGCAAATTGGTGCGGGGGGCTACCACGGCATATTACGTACCGTGCGACCCGTCGATCGCGCCCAATGA
- a CDS encoding deoxyhypusine synthase family protein, translated as MYPCGSGNLITSGMRRLLAYVIKNRFVDVIAMSGTVLYHDIHEILGRNHFQGPTRA; from the coding sequence ATATACCCTTGCGGATCAGGCAATCTGATCACGTCGGGAATGCGTCGTTTGCTCGCTTACGTCATTAAGAACCGCTTCGTCGACGTCATTGCGATGTCGGGAACGGTGCTTTATCACGACATTCACGAGATCCTCGGCCGCAATCATTTCCAGGGGCCCACCCGAGCGTGA